In Hippoglossus hippoglossus isolate fHipHip1 chromosome 24, fHipHip1.pri, whole genome shotgun sequence, a single genomic region encodes these proteins:
- the nhsl1b gene encoding NHS-like protein 1 isoform X12: MFCLKAVSNLDEESKWTVHYTAPWHQQENVFLPGSRPPCVEDLHRQAKVNLKTALRECDKLRKDGFRSSQYYSQGPIFSDPLQSISSLQDDEEDENDKKSTASSAEDDKSQLSMRPQTPLGGDEVSEVDGQVIWNKAPPLPTPEEKMRLAAQAVPTDIIPINVTGAVFDRQASIRRSLINTDTVSRRPKKVKRRKTISGLPDNINWELAAKGRGGELRPHSMFIPGQYSTLGRVRSVNSTLSRSVTRDSSCQTEEIKVVPPSMRRIRAQRGQGIAAQMAGISTSSSTGSISISSSDSSGILMLPHQFNGDPSRFHSLPRPGARVSLSADPIYSSTPIRSEEQTMTQRQIGKLQVDNTVVHMRNAPRTGTLPRPKSQEVRRSQSSEWGGGPACVVSPHAAYSTSVIPNATLSCSTEVITLNTSGLHPHSSASVYPTNRALSLASLSNTDPLISSQAAFSHSSTYPALATSTPTHTPQGDGPVVAAPASESGHSDSSIHSHSTLAPTPPSCLPEEQWIYDTPENVVVPHRTLTSSCSTPINQLYNSLEHSSRTTTDSSSVYSQDNDGYFTSMHMDSGLRSRSHGSGHGAAAGRATRHSMYECREMANQEDSASLYSDRSLSRSISLRKSKKPPLPPARTDSLRRKPGAKKPLGGVSAISGANEANGAMLNETLIASLQQSLQMGLRGGKGKGASPSSPSHSPSSDYDDPWVLRPRSQSSVSAGSSAASLVANANCGGVSNVYSLCHVTPAHSDTSSLRSEYADSWGYYMDYPRNHGDQRAQTPPATDNMTAGPHMGELQNGGEIHRNSQAPGAPGQEGGVAVKPKTSTSSPDRVHRLTSPSSGYSSQSNTPTAGTPVPSFVRSMSPSTRPKPRVPERKSSLLSSVSMSSSSTSLSSNTSDSLKSLGPPAPLPPLPLSSSAPNTPLSPPPPFPAPLPPSSSAGSTTPPPAPPLPTTPQGTSLTPLPACSISPEFPPPPSPETLIHPSLSFNGSFSPPPPPPPPMPSCGPPPPPPLPTFSPPSSSRSLVKAAKDAPKPAISSSPTKSAKPLITPFALQSVQLRSIKRQGKEINGKSDHTTAQETGVDLPRSPQTLEKSHSQEYPTVIPVFTSSPEDDSRNSSPSPVSKLLEELTLNCNITEDTPDSAALNGKAEDQSHFLSNRRETEEAQESLPSPPEISQSTPVKQKPPAISKKPKLSFLSQFSSQLINEQAPAQCEDTSSLSRTEDQVDALQRQTKEEEKEREQQEEGEISEISESLAESSEASTEIQDEYRVSTPASQETSLDNGPCPNGEAHEEEYEEGDGTSSTSGSISSREDDSGEVFESSTAESSPAPSTNGASKENMVTPSPNRPRTTEDLFAAIHRSKRKILGRKESEEDKSQAGTHPPSPPTTPTATSPGSVSSLSRQTSSIQRNLRKSSTSSDTFKALLLKKGSRSETSFRMSAAEMLRSTDPRSQRPRSDSVFDPPAASPSPPTTPHSPCSSPSRSKRAMDEWSRYEALALSSPPSSSSSFQMSGYKYGRSRTPPSAASSKYNARCRILSSPMTVICEREGELAESEYGDTAETLSAPAVRTLPVLRGSNGTLFDESSS, translated from the exons CGGTGTCTAACCTTGATGAGGAGAGCAAGTGGACGGTTCACTACACGGCTCCGTGGCACCAGCAGGAGAACGTCTTCCTACCAGGCAGCCGGCCGCCCTGCGTAGAGGACCTCCACCGCCAGGCCAAAGTTAACCTCAAGACTGCCCTGCGAG AATGTGACAAGTTGAGGAAAGATGGTTTCCGCAGCTCGCAGTACTACTCTCAGGGTCCCATCTTTTCTGACCCGCTTCAGTCCATCAGCAGCCTGCAGGATGACGAGGAGGATGAAAATGACAAGAAG TCCACAGCTTCATCGGCGGAGGATGATAAATCCCAGCTCTCCATGAGGCCTCAGACCCCACTGGGAGGGGATGAAGTGTCTGAGGTAGACGGACAGGTGATATGGAACAAGGCCCCACCCCTCCCCACGCcggaggagaagatgaggctGGCAGCCCAGGCCGTGCCCACAGACATAATTCCCATCAACGTCACAG GGGCAGTGTTTGACCGACAGGCGAGCATCCGGCGCTCCCTCATTAACACTGACACCGTGTCCCGCCGGCCCAAGAAGGTCAAACGCAGAAAGACTATATCAGGGCTGCCTGACAACATCAACTGGGAGCTAG CAGCAAAAGGACGTGGTGGAGAGCTCCGGCCTCATTCCATGTTCATCCCGGGACAGTACTCCACGTTGGGCCGCGTTCGGAGTGTCAACTCAACGCTCTCGCGCTCAGTCACCAGAGACTCAAGCTGccaaacagaagaaataaaggtTGTACCCCCGTCCATGAGAAGAATCCGGGCGCAGAGAGGACAAGGAATTGCTGCTCAGATGGCGGGCATTTCTACTTCCTCCTCGACAGGAAGTATATCCATCTCCAGCAGTGACAGCTCCGGGATCTTGATGCTGCCACATCAGTTTAACGGAGACCCTTCCCGTTTCCACAGTCTGCCTCGACCGGGCGCCAGGGTGTCCCTCAGTGCTGATCCCATCTACAGCAGCACCCCCATCAGGTCAGAGGAGCAAACAATGACTCAGAGGCAGATTGGAAAGCTTCAGGTTGATAATACAGTGGTGCACATGAGAAACGCCCCAAGGACGGGAACTCTGCCCAGGCCCAAGTCTCAGGAAGTGAGGCGGTCACAGTCCAGTGAGTGGGGTGGGGGTCCGGCGTGTGTGGTTTCCCCACATGCCGCCTATTCCACCTCAGTCATCCCCAATGCCACCCTGTCATGCTCCACTGAGGTCATCACGCTCAACACCTCCGGTCTGCACCCCCACTCCTCAGCCTCAGTTTATCCCACAAACCGAGCACTCAGTCTGGCTTCTCTCTCTAACACTGACCCTCTGATCTCAAGTCAAGCAGCCTTCAGCCACAGCTCCACCTACCCAGCACTGGCCACGTCCACCCCCACTCATACACCACAGGGTGATGGTCCGGTTGTTGCTGCACCCGCTAGCGAGTCAGGGCACTCGGACAGCAGCATACACAGCCATAGCACCTTGGCTCCCACGCCTCCATCCTGTCTGCCGGAGGAGCAGTGGATATACGACACGCCAGAAAACGTGGTGGTCCCTCACCGCACTCTtacctccagctgctccactccCATCAACCAGCTGTACAACAGCCTGGAACACTCCTCCAGGACCACTACTGATTCCAGCTCTGTCTATTCCCAGGACAACGATGGATACTTCACCTCTATGCACATGGACTCTGGCCTGCGCTCTCGCAGCCATGGCAGTGGGCATGGCGCAGCAGCTGGCCGGGCCACCAGACACAGCATGTACGAGTGCCGAGAGATGGCCAATCAGGAGGACTCTGCAAGCTTGTACAGTGATCGCTCTCTGTCCCGCAGCATCTCCCTTCGCAAGTCTAAGAAGCCGCCGCTGCCCCCAGCCCGTACCGACTCTCTGAGACGCAAGCCTGGTGCGAAAAAGCCCCTCGGAGGGGTTAGCGCCATAAGTGGTGCCAACGAAGCAAATGGTGCCATGCTTAATGAGACTCTAATTGCCAGTTTGCAGCAGAGCCTACAGATGGGGCTcaggggaggaaaaggaaagggCGCTTCACCATCTTCACCCTCTCACAGTCCTAGCAGTGACTACGATGACCCCTGGGTGCTACGGCCACGCAGTCAGAGCAGCGTCAGCGCGGGAAGCTCCGCAGCATCACTTGTAGCTAATGCAAACTGCGGCGGTGTGTCTAACGTGTACTCACTATGCCACGTGACGCCTGCTCACAGCGACACCAGCAGCTTACGTTCCGAATACGCCGATTCCTGGGGTTACTACATGGACTACCCTCGTAACCATGGAGACCAGAGGGCACAGACCCCTCCAGCCACAGATAACATGACAGCTGGGCCTCACATGGGCGAACTACAAAACGGAGGTGAGATTCACAGAAACAGCCAGGCGCCAGGCGCTCCGGGGCAAGAGGGAGGGGTGGCAGTGAAGCCCAAAACGTCGACTTCCTCTCCGGACAGGGTGCACAGACTGACCTCCCCATCCAGCGGCTACTCCAGCCAGTCCAACACCCCCACGGCCGGGACCCCGGTGCCGTCGTTCGTCAGGTCCATGTCCCCCTCCACCCGGCCCAAACCCAGAGTGCCCGAGAGGAAatcctcactcctctcctctgtgtccatgtcctcctcttccacctccctctcctccaacACCTCGGACTCGCTGAAGAGCTTGGGTCCCCCAGCACCGCTTCcaccgctccctctctcctcctcagctcccaACACCCCTCTCAGCCCACCTCCACCTTTCCCAGCCCCCCTACCGCCAAGTTCGAGCGCAGGATCCACCACACCTCCGCCAGCTCCCCCCTTGCCAACCACTCCACAGGGAACTTCTCTAACCCCACTTCCTGCTTGCTCCATCTCCCCAGaattccctcctcctccatcccctgAAACACTAATTCACCCGAGTTTGTCCTTCAATGGAAGCTTCagtccccccccaccacctcctcctcctatgCCCTCCTGTGgaccccctccacctcctcccctgcCTACTTtttctccaccttcctcctcccGATCTCTTGTGAAGGCAGCGAAGGATGCTCCCAAACCAGCTATTTCCAGCAGCCCCACAAAGAGCGCTAAGCCCCTGATTACCCCGTTTGCACTACAGAGCGTTCAGCTACGCTCAATCAAGCGGCAAGGGAAGGAAATTAATGGCAAATCAGACCACACCACAGCTCAGGAAACTGGGGTGGACCTCCCTCGCAGTCCACAGACCCTGGAGAAATCTCACTCCCAGGAGTATCCCACTGTGATACCCGTGTTTACCAGCTCTCCAGAGGATGATTCCCGTAATTCCTCACCGTCACCTGTGTCAAAGCTCTTAGAAGAGTTAACATTAAACTGCAATATCACTGAAGACACACCAGATAGTGCTGCCTTGAATGGAAAAGCTGAGGATCAGAGTCACTTTCTCtcaaacagaagagaaacagaggaagcgCAGGAATCATTGCCAAGCCCCCCAGAGATCTCCCAAAGCACGCCTGTGAAACAGAAGCCCCCAGCCATCTCCAAGAAACCCAaactctcttttctctcacagtTTAGCTCCCAGCTAATCAATGAACAGGCTCCAGCTCAGTGTGAGGATACAAGCAGCCTGTCCCGAACAGAGGACCAAGTAGATGCTCTGCAAAGACAGacaaaggaggaagagaaagagagggagcaacaggaggagggggagattTCAGAAATCTCTGAATCATTAGCAGAGAGCAGTGAAGCATCCACGGAAATCCAGGACGAGTACCGCGTCTCTACTCCTGCAAGCCAGGAGACGAGTCTCGACAATGGGCCGTGCCCCAACGGAGAGGCCCACGAAGAGGAATACGAGGAGGGGGATGGAACAAGCAGCACGTCTGGATCCATCAGCTCCAGGGAGGACGACTCAG GTGAGGTGTTTGAATCCAGCACGGCTGAATCGTCTCCGGCCCCGTCGACCAACGGGGCGTCTAAGGAGAACATGGTGACCCCCTCTCCCAACCGGcccagaaccacagaggaccTCTTTGCTGCCATTCACAG GTCGAAGCGCAAGATCCTGGGTCGCAAGGAGTCTGAGGAGGACAAGTCTCAAGCTGGGACCCACCCGCCGtctccccccaccacccctaCAGCCACGTCCCCGGGGAGCGTGTCCTCTTTGTCCCGGCAGACGAGCTCCATCCAACGCAACCTCCGGAAGTCGTCCACCAGCAGCGACACTTTCAAGGCCCTGCTCCTCAAGAAGGGCAGCCGCTCTGAGACCAGCTTCAGGATGTCTGCAGCCGAGATGCTCCGCTCCACTGACCCTCGATCCCAGCGGCCGCGGTCTGACTCGGTGTTTGACCCCCCTGCCGCCTCGCCCTCCCCCCCGACCACACCACACAGCCCCTGCTCCTCCCCCAGTCGCAGTAAACGGGCAATGGACGAGTGGAGCCGCTACGAAGCCCTGGCTCTGTCCTCGCCACCGTCATCGTCATCGTCCTTTCAGATGAGCGGGTATAAGTACGGGCGCTCTCGCACACCCCCCTCTGCCGCCAGCAGCAAGTACAACGCCCGCTGCCGAATCCTCAGCAGCCCAATGACAGTTATCTGCGAGCGTGAGGGGGAGTTGGCTGAGAGCGAGTACGGCGACACGGCGGAAACTCTGTCTGCGCCTGCGGTCCGGACTCTCCCGGTGCTCCGAGGCTCCAACGGCACTTTATTTgacgagagcagcagctaa
- the nhsl1b gene encoding NHS-like protein 1 isoform X11, with translation MHSCLEKAVSNLDEESKWTVHYTAPWHQQENVFLPGSRPPCVEDLHRQAKVNLKTALRECDKLRKDGFRSSQYYSQGPIFSDPLQSISSLQDDEEDENDKKSTASSAEDDKSQLSMRPQTPLGGDEVSEVDGQVIWNKAPPLPTPEEKMRLAAQAVPTDIIPINVTGAVFDRQASIRRSLINTDTVSRRPKKVKRRKTISGLPDNINWELAAKGRGGELRPHSMFIPGQYSTLGRVRSVNSTLSRSVTRDSSCQTEEIKVVPPSMRRIRAQRGQGIAAQMAGISTSSSTGSISISSSDSSGILMLPHQFNGDPSRFHSLPRPGARVSLSADPIYSSTPIRSEEQTMTQRQIGKLQVDNTVVHMRNAPRTGTLPRPKSQEVRRSQSSEWGGGPACVVSPHAAYSTSVIPNATLSCSTEVITLNTSGLHPHSSASVYPTNRALSLASLSNTDPLISSQAAFSHSSTYPALATSTPTHTPQGDGPVVAAPASESGHSDSSIHSHSTLAPTPPSCLPEEQWIYDTPENVVVPHRTLTSSCSTPINQLYNSLEHSSRTTTDSSSVYSQDNDGYFTSMHMDSGLRSRSHGSGHGAAAGRATRHSMYECREMANQEDSASLYSDRSLSRSISLRKSKKPPLPPARTDSLRRKPGAKKPLGGVSAISGANEANGAMLNETLIASLQQSLQMGLRGGKGKGASPSSPSHSPSSDYDDPWVLRPRSQSSVSAGSSAASLVANANCGGVSNVYSLCHVTPAHSDTSSLRSEYADSWGYYMDYPRNHGDQRAQTPPATDNMTAGPHMGELQNGGEIHRNSQAPGAPGQEGGVAVKPKTSTSSPDRVHRLTSPSSGYSSQSNTPTAGTPVPSFVRSMSPSTRPKPRVPERKSSLLSSVSMSSSSTSLSSNTSDSLKSLGPPAPLPPLPLSSSAPNTPLSPPPPFPAPLPPSSSAGSTTPPPAPPLPTTPQGTSLTPLPACSISPEFPPPPSPETLIHPSLSFNGSFSPPPPPPPPMPSCGPPPPPPLPTFSPPSSSRSLVKAAKDAPKPAISSSPTKSAKPLITPFALQSVQLRSIKRQGKEINGKSDHTTAQETGVDLPRSPQTLEKSHSQEYPTVIPVFTSSPEDDSRNSSPSPVSKLLEELTLNCNITEDTPDSAALNGKAEDQSHFLSNRRETEEAQESLPSPPEISQSTPVKQKPPAISKKPKLSFLSQFSSQLINEQAPAQCEDTSSLSRTEDQVDALQRQTKEEEKEREQQEEGEISEISESLAESSEASTEIQDEYRVSTPASQETSLDNGPCPNGEAHEEEYEEGDGTSSTSGSISSREDDSGEVFESSTAESSPAPSTNGASKENMVTPSPNRPRTTEDLFAAIHRSKRKILGRKESEEDKSQAGTHPPSPPTTPTATSPGSVSSLSRQTSSIQRNLRKSSTSSDTFKALLLKKGSRSETSFRMSAAEMLRSTDPRSQRPRSDSVFDPPAASPSPPTTPHSPCSSPSRSKRAMDEWSRYEALALSSPPSSSSSFQMSGYKYGRSRTPPSAASSKYNARCRILSSPMTVICEREGELAESEYGDTAETLSAPAVRTLPVLRGSNGTLFDESSS, from the exons CGGTGTCTAACCTTGATGAGGAGAGCAAGTGGACGGTTCACTACACGGCTCCGTGGCACCAGCAGGAGAACGTCTTCCTACCAGGCAGCCGGCCGCCCTGCGTAGAGGACCTCCACCGCCAGGCCAAAGTTAACCTCAAGACTGCCCTGCGAG AATGTGACAAGTTGAGGAAAGATGGTTTCCGCAGCTCGCAGTACTACTCTCAGGGTCCCATCTTTTCTGACCCGCTTCAGTCCATCAGCAGCCTGCAGGATGACGAGGAGGATGAAAATGACAAGAAG TCCACAGCTTCATCGGCGGAGGATGATAAATCCCAGCTCTCCATGAGGCCTCAGACCCCACTGGGAGGGGATGAAGTGTCTGAGGTAGACGGACAGGTGATATGGAACAAGGCCCCACCCCTCCCCACGCcggaggagaagatgaggctGGCAGCCCAGGCCGTGCCCACAGACATAATTCCCATCAACGTCACAG GGGCAGTGTTTGACCGACAGGCGAGCATCCGGCGCTCCCTCATTAACACTGACACCGTGTCCCGCCGGCCCAAGAAGGTCAAACGCAGAAAGACTATATCAGGGCTGCCTGACAACATCAACTGGGAGCTAG CAGCAAAAGGACGTGGTGGAGAGCTCCGGCCTCATTCCATGTTCATCCCGGGACAGTACTCCACGTTGGGCCGCGTTCGGAGTGTCAACTCAACGCTCTCGCGCTCAGTCACCAGAGACTCAAGCTGccaaacagaagaaataaaggtTGTACCCCCGTCCATGAGAAGAATCCGGGCGCAGAGAGGACAAGGAATTGCTGCTCAGATGGCGGGCATTTCTACTTCCTCCTCGACAGGAAGTATATCCATCTCCAGCAGTGACAGCTCCGGGATCTTGATGCTGCCACATCAGTTTAACGGAGACCCTTCCCGTTTCCACAGTCTGCCTCGACCGGGCGCCAGGGTGTCCCTCAGTGCTGATCCCATCTACAGCAGCACCCCCATCAGGTCAGAGGAGCAAACAATGACTCAGAGGCAGATTGGAAAGCTTCAGGTTGATAATACAGTGGTGCACATGAGAAACGCCCCAAGGACGGGAACTCTGCCCAGGCCCAAGTCTCAGGAAGTGAGGCGGTCACAGTCCAGTGAGTGGGGTGGGGGTCCGGCGTGTGTGGTTTCCCCACATGCCGCCTATTCCACCTCAGTCATCCCCAATGCCACCCTGTCATGCTCCACTGAGGTCATCACGCTCAACACCTCCGGTCTGCACCCCCACTCCTCAGCCTCAGTTTATCCCACAAACCGAGCACTCAGTCTGGCTTCTCTCTCTAACACTGACCCTCTGATCTCAAGTCAAGCAGCCTTCAGCCACAGCTCCACCTACCCAGCACTGGCCACGTCCACCCCCACTCATACACCACAGGGTGATGGTCCGGTTGTTGCTGCACCCGCTAGCGAGTCAGGGCACTCGGACAGCAGCATACACAGCCATAGCACCTTGGCTCCCACGCCTCCATCCTGTCTGCCGGAGGAGCAGTGGATATACGACACGCCAGAAAACGTGGTGGTCCCTCACCGCACTCTtacctccagctgctccactccCATCAACCAGCTGTACAACAGCCTGGAACACTCCTCCAGGACCACTACTGATTCCAGCTCTGTCTATTCCCAGGACAACGATGGATACTTCACCTCTATGCACATGGACTCTGGCCTGCGCTCTCGCAGCCATGGCAGTGGGCATGGCGCAGCAGCTGGCCGGGCCACCAGACACAGCATGTACGAGTGCCGAGAGATGGCCAATCAGGAGGACTCTGCAAGCTTGTACAGTGATCGCTCTCTGTCCCGCAGCATCTCCCTTCGCAAGTCTAAGAAGCCGCCGCTGCCCCCAGCCCGTACCGACTCTCTGAGACGCAAGCCTGGTGCGAAAAAGCCCCTCGGAGGGGTTAGCGCCATAAGTGGTGCCAACGAAGCAAATGGTGCCATGCTTAATGAGACTCTAATTGCCAGTTTGCAGCAGAGCCTACAGATGGGGCTcaggggaggaaaaggaaagggCGCTTCACCATCTTCACCCTCTCACAGTCCTAGCAGTGACTACGATGACCCCTGGGTGCTACGGCCACGCAGTCAGAGCAGCGTCAGCGCGGGAAGCTCCGCAGCATCACTTGTAGCTAATGCAAACTGCGGCGGTGTGTCTAACGTGTACTCACTATGCCACGTGACGCCTGCTCACAGCGACACCAGCAGCTTACGTTCCGAATACGCCGATTCCTGGGGTTACTACATGGACTACCCTCGTAACCATGGAGACCAGAGGGCACAGACCCCTCCAGCCACAGATAACATGACAGCTGGGCCTCACATGGGCGAACTACAAAACGGAGGTGAGATTCACAGAAACAGCCAGGCGCCAGGCGCTCCGGGGCAAGAGGGAGGGGTGGCAGTGAAGCCCAAAACGTCGACTTCCTCTCCGGACAGGGTGCACAGACTGACCTCCCCATCCAGCGGCTACTCCAGCCAGTCCAACACCCCCACGGCCGGGACCCCGGTGCCGTCGTTCGTCAGGTCCATGTCCCCCTCCACCCGGCCCAAACCCAGAGTGCCCGAGAGGAAatcctcactcctctcctctgtgtccatgtcctcctcttccacctccctctcctccaacACCTCGGACTCGCTGAAGAGCTTGGGTCCCCCAGCACCGCTTCcaccgctccctctctcctcctcagctcccaACACCCCTCTCAGCCCACCTCCACCTTTCCCAGCCCCCCTACCGCCAAGTTCGAGCGCAGGATCCACCACACCTCCGCCAGCTCCCCCCTTGCCAACCACTCCACAGGGAACTTCTCTAACCCCACTTCCTGCTTGCTCCATCTCCCCAGaattccctcctcctccatcccctgAAACACTAATTCACCCGAGTTTGTCCTTCAATGGAAGCTTCagtccccccccaccacctcctcctcctatgCCCTCCTGTGgaccccctccacctcctcccctgcCTACTTtttctccaccttcctcctcccGATCTCTTGTGAAGGCAGCGAAGGATGCTCCCAAACCAGCTATTTCCAGCAGCCCCACAAAGAGCGCTAAGCCCCTGATTACCCCGTTTGCACTACAGAGCGTTCAGCTACGCTCAATCAAGCGGCAAGGGAAGGAAATTAATGGCAAATCAGACCACACCACAGCTCAGGAAACTGGGGTGGACCTCCCTCGCAGTCCACAGACCCTGGAGAAATCTCACTCCCAGGAGTATCCCACTGTGATACCCGTGTTTACCAGCTCTCCAGAGGATGATTCCCGTAATTCCTCACCGTCACCTGTGTCAAAGCTCTTAGAAGAGTTAACATTAAACTGCAATATCACTGAAGACACACCAGATAGTGCTGCCTTGAATGGAAAAGCTGAGGATCAGAGTCACTTTCTCtcaaacagaagagaaacagaggaagcgCAGGAATCATTGCCAAGCCCCCCAGAGATCTCCCAAAGCACGCCTGTGAAACAGAAGCCCCCAGCCATCTCCAAGAAACCCAaactctcttttctctcacagtTTAGCTCCCAGCTAATCAATGAACAGGCTCCAGCTCAGTGTGAGGATACAAGCAGCCTGTCCCGAACAGAGGACCAAGTAGATGCTCTGCAAAGACAGacaaaggaggaagagaaagagagggagcaacaggaggagggggagattTCAGAAATCTCTGAATCATTAGCAGAGAGCAGTGAAGCATCCACGGAAATCCAGGACGAGTACCGCGTCTCTACTCCTGCAAGCCAGGAGACGAGTCTCGACAATGGGCCGTGCCCCAACGGAGAGGCCCACGAAGAGGAATACGAGGAGGGGGATGGAACAAGCAGCACGTCTGGATCCATCAGCTCCAGGGAGGACGACTCAG GTGAGGTGTTTGAATCCAGCACGGCTGAATCGTCTCCGGCCCCGTCGACCAACGGGGCGTCTAAGGAGAACATGGTGACCCCCTCTCCCAACCGGcccagaaccacagaggaccTCTTTGCTGCCATTCACAG GTCGAAGCGCAAGATCCTGGGTCGCAAGGAGTCTGAGGAGGACAAGTCTCAAGCTGGGACCCACCCGCCGtctccccccaccacccctaCAGCCACGTCCCCGGGGAGCGTGTCCTCTTTGTCCCGGCAGACGAGCTCCATCCAACGCAACCTCCGGAAGTCGTCCACCAGCAGCGACACTTTCAAGGCCCTGCTCCTCAAGAAGGGCAGCCGCTCTGAGACCAGCTTCAGGATGTCTGCAGCCGAGATGCTCCGCTCCACTGACCCTCGATCCCAGCGGCCGCGGTCTGACTCGGTGTTTGACCCCCCTGCCGCCTCGCCCTCCCCCCCGACCACACCACACAGCCCCTGCTCCTCCCCCAGTCGCAGTAAACGGGCAATGGACGAGTGGAGCCGCTACGAAGCCCTGGCTCTGTCCTCGCCACCGTCATCGTCATCGTCCTTTCAGATGAGCGGGTATAAGTACGGGCGCTCTCGCACACCCCCCTCTGCCGCCAGCAGCAAGTACAACGCCCGCTGCCGAATCCTCAGCAGCCCAATGACAGTTATCTGCGAGCGTGAGGGGGAGTTGGCTGAGAGCGAGTACGGCGACACGGCGGAAACTCTGTCTGCGCCTGCGGTCCGGACTCTCCCGGTGCTCCGAGGCTCCAACGGCACTTTATTTgacgagagcagcagctaa